From the genome of Ziziphus jujuba cultivar Dongzao chromosome 6, ASM3175591v1, one region includes:
- the LOC107430515 gene encoding DNA-directed RNA polymerase II subunit RPB1 — MGMDGLERKARMRVMAMRVRFSFSVPPDLYYNMDDDDGHYYDFDPDVVDDDDDMLLDHDYPPDHDHHDLPDYDHDEDPSECESDDDDQSVPDHDIDDDEEDPSECESDDQSDVVGDDHEHVDDAESPPTHSIPSTGSRPEPQTLSSPDYYTPSSPEYTPSSPEYTPSSPVYTPSTPEYTPSSPVYTPSTPEYTPSTPEYTPSSPGYTPSSPGYSPSSPGYTPSWSFCAPSSIDCCIPSSCIYTPS, encoded by the coding sequence ATGGGTATGGATGGATTGGAACGAAAAGCAAGGATGAGAGTGATGGCTATGCGTGTGCGTTTCTCTTTTTCAGTACCACCAGATTTGTATTACAAtatggatgatgatgatggtcatTACTATGATTTTGATCCTGACGTTGTTGATGATGACGACGATATGTTACTTGACCATGATTATCCTCCTGATCATGATCATCATGATCTTCCTGATTATGATCATGACGAGGATCCATCTGAATGTGaaagtgatgatgatgatcaatcTGTTCCTGATCATGATATcgatgatgatgaggaggacCCGTCTGAATGTGAAAGTGATGATCAATCCGATGTTGTTGGTGATGATCATGAACATGTTGATGATGCTGAATCTCCACCGACTCACTCTATTCCATCAACTGGATCACGCCCAGAACCCCAAACCCTAAGCTCACCCGATTATTATACCCCATCTTCACCCGAATATACCCCATCATCGCCCGAATACACCCCATCTTCTCCTGTTTATACCCCATCGACGCCGGAATACACCCCATCTTCACCCGTTTATACCCCATCAACACCGGAATATACCCCATCGACTCCGGAATATACCCCGTCCTCACCAGGCTACACTCCATCCTCTCCGGGCTACAGCCCATCCTCTCCCGGCTATACCCCATCTTGGTCCTTTTGTGCCCCATCCTCAATAGATTGTTGTATTCCATCTTCATGTATTTACACTCCATCCTAG
- the LOC107430551 gene encoding aspartic proteinase PCS1, whose product MRACILCNSFQNPCFEFLSYLLLCAVIFCFLQPKLCSSQTATPPALVLPLKTQEIPSGSLPRSPNKLRFHQNVSLTVSLTVGNPPQNVSMVIDTGSELSWLHCNKTQNFSSIFDPTRSSSYSAIPCSSPTCTNRTQDFSIPASCDPNNLCHAILSYADASSSEGNLASDTFNLGTSDIPGLVFGCMDSVFSSNSDEDSKNTGLMGMNRGSLSFVSQMEFPKFSYCISGHDFSGLLLLGDTNFSSISPLNYTPLIQIPTPLPYFDRVAYTVQLEGIKVSEKLLPIPKSVFEPDHTGAGQTMVDSGTQFTFLLGPAYTALRNEFLNQTTGVLSVLDDPSFIFQGAMDLCYRVPLTRTTLPRLPTVSLLFQGAEMTVSGESILYRVPGQVVGNDSVYCFTFGNSDLLGVEAYVIGHHHQQNMWMEFDLQRSRIGLAQVQCDLESQRYGLRV is encoded by the coding sequence atGAGAGCTTGCATTCTCTGCAATTCCTTCCAAAACCCATGTTTTGAATTTCTCTCTTATCTCCTTTTATGTGCTGTAATTTTCTGCTTCCTTCAGCCCAAACTTTGTTCCTCACAAACTGCTACTCCACCTGCTCTCGTTTTACCCCTGAAAACTCAGGAAATTCCATCTGGGTCCCTTCCTAGATCCCCAAACAAGCTTCGGTTCCATCAGAATGTCAGCCTCACTGTCTCTCTCACCGTTGGTAATCCTCCACAGAATGTTTCCATGGTCATTGATACTGGAAGCGAGCTCTCATGGCTTCACTGCAACAAAACCCAGAACTTCTCTTCCATTTTCGACCCGACCCGATCTTCTTCCTACTCGGCCATTCCTTGTTCTTCTCCCACCTGCACGAATCGGACCCAGGACTTCTCCATACCCGCTTCTTGCGACCCGAATAATCTCTGCCACGCCATTCTTTCCTACGCCGATGCTTCCTCTTCTGAAGGAAATCTTGCCTCCGATACTTTCAATCTCGGCACCTCCGATATTCCCGGTTTGGTATTCGGATGCATGGACTCCGTTTTCAGCTCCAACTCCGATGAAGACTCGAAGAATACCGGGTTAATGGGTATGAACCGTGGGTCTCTTTCCTTCGTTTCGCAAATGGAGTTCCCAAAATTCTCGTACTGCATATCGGGGCACGATTTCTCGGGCCTATTGCTGCTCGGTGACACCAATTTCTCATCCATCTCGCCGTTAAATTACACACCGTTGATTCAAATACCCACTCCGTTACCTTACTTCGACCGGGTCGCCTATACGGTCCAGCTTGAAGGGATTAAGGTTTCGGAAAAATTGCTTCCGATACCGAAATCCGTATTCGAACCGGACCATACCGGAGCCGGGCAGACCATGGTCGACTCGGGAACTCAGTTCACGTTCCTACTCGGCCCGGCTTATACGGCGTTGAGGAACGAGTTCTTGAACCAAACGACCGGCGTTTTGAGTGTGTTGGACGACCCAAGCTTCATTTTCCAAGGGGCAATGGATCTGTGCTACCGGGTCCCACTGACCCGAACGACACTGCCCCGATTACCCACCGTGAGTCTGCTGTTTCAGGGGGCTGAAATGACCGTGTCGGGTGAAAGTATACTGTATCGGGTTCCGGGTCAAGTAGTGGGGAATGATTCGGTGTATTGCTTTACGTTTGGGAACTCTGATTTGTTGGGGGTGGAAGCGTACGTGATTGGTCACCACCATCAGCAGAACATGTGGATGGAGTTTGATCTACAAAGATCTAGGATCGGATTGGCTCAGGTACAGTGTGATTTGGAGAGTCAGAGATATGGTCTGCGTGTGTAG
- the LOC107430568 gene encoding uncharacterized protein LOC107430568: protein MGFEGLERKPRMRVMAMPSRFSFSVPPDLYCNMDDDDHYDSDNDISDDMVRDHNFESRMDDHDLLDYDDDDDDPSECEWDDDQSDVVGDEHEHAVDAEEEEEDPSECESDDQSDVVGDEHEHLDDAEAQQTHSITSTGLPDYYTPSSPEYTPSSPVYTPSSPEYTPSTPVYTPSSPIYTPSSPEYTPSSPGYTPSSPGYTPSSPAYTPSSPGYTPSSPGYTPSLPGYTPSSPGYTPSRHFYTPSSTQYYTPTSWIYTTS from the coding sequence ATGGGTTTTGAGGGATTGGAACGAAAACCTAGGATGAGAGTGATGGCTATGCCTTCGCGTTTCTCTTTTTCGGTACCACCAGATTTGTATTGCAATatggatgatgatgatcattACGATTCTGATAATGACATCTCTGATGATATGGTACGCGACCATAATTTTGAGTCCCGGATGGACGATCATGATCTTCttgattatgatgatgatgatgatgacccaTCTGAATGTGAATGGGATGATGATCAATCTGATGTTGTTGGTGACGAACATGAACATGCTGTTGATGctgaagaggaggaggaggaccCATCTGAATGTGAAAGTGATGATCAATCTGATGTTGTTGGTGATGAACATGAACATCTTGATGATGCTGAAGCTCAACAGACTCACTCTATTACATCAACTGGATTACCCGACTATTATACCCCATCTTCACCGGAATATACCCCATCTTCACCGGTTTATACACCATCCTCGCCCGAATACACCCCATCTACACCCGTATATACTCCCTCTTCACCTATTTATACCCCATCATCGCCGGAATATACCCCATCTTCTCCCGGCTATACTCCATCTTCTCCCGGCTATACCCCATCCTCGCCGGCCTACACTCCATCTTCTCCGGGATATACTCCATCTTCTCCCGGCTATACCCCATCCTTGCCGGGCTACACCCCATCTTCTCCGGGCTATACTCCATCCAGGCACTTTTATACCCCATCCTCAACCCAATACTATACTCCAACTTCATGGATTTACACTACATCC
- the LOC107430514 gene encoding amino acid transporter AVT1E → MKMKLDEDLGRDRGDDDQFQTDDEENQAERVFDLEGVDTESDVDTLPSRHDSGNDIIDDDMPAWPQSYRQSIDMYTSVTPPNVNFLRGSGLVKRSTSSLSAFKTQQQASESDTLLRNHLLSETCLNQEASTPTFRSSSLLYSKPSIRELPPPQKQCSFAQATLNGINVLCGIGLLTTPYAIKEGGWLSLMLLVMFGVICCYTGILLKCCLESTQGLETYPDIGQAAFGKAGRLAIAILLYMELYAASVEFITMISDNWASLYPNTSISFGGIQLDSHQTFAISAALLILPTVWLRNLSLLSYLSVGGVIASILVALCLLWVGVVNKVGFHPGGTALDLTNFSVSIGIYGYSYSGHSVFPNIYSSMKEPSQFPHVLFTSFLFCFLMYIGVAVCGFLMFGNSTQSQFTLNMPKQLVASKIATWTMVVNPITKYALTITPVMLSLEELLPLALRESYSVSLIMRTILVFSTLIVSLTVPYFGSVMALIGSMLAMLVALIFPCACYLRLFKHRVTKLQIAVCIFIMIVGLVCSCIGTFSAIRRIAEKMA, encoded by the exons atgaagatgaagctgGACGAGGATCTGGGCCGTGATCGAGGAGATGATGATCAATTCCAAACTGACGATGAAGAAAATCAAGCAGAAAGAGTATTTGATCTTGAGGGTGTAGACACTGAATCTGATGTTGATACATTACCCTCTAGGCATGATTCCGGTAACGATATAATCGACGATGACATGCCGGCATGGCCTCAGAGCTATAG GCAATCAATTGACATGTACACAAGTGTGACACCTCCTAATGTGAATTTCTTGAGGGGAAGTGGTTTGGTTAAAAGAAGTACATCTTCGTTGTCGGCATTCAAGACACAACAACAAGCATCTGAATCTGATACACTGCTCAGGAATCATCTTCTCTCCGAGACATGTTTAAACCAAGAAGCTTCAACACCAACTTTCAGATCATCCTCTCTTCTTTATTCCAAACCCTCCATACGTGAATTGCCTCCGCCACAGAAGCAATGTTCATTTGCTCAAGCAACACTTAATG GAATCAATGTTCTATGTGGAATAGGCCTCCTTACAACTCCATATGCAATAAAAGAAGGGGGTTGGTTGAGCCTCATGCTACTTGTAATGTTCGGTGTGATATGTTGCTATACAGGGATTCTATTGAAATGTTGCTTGGAAAGCACTCAAGGACTTGAAACATACCCTGATATTGGCCAGGCTGCTTTTGGCAAAGCCGGTCGCTTAGCCATAGCT ATACTTTTGTATATGGAACTATAT GCTGCTTCTGTTGAGTTTATAACCATGATTAGCGATAACTGGGCATCGTTGTATCCGAACACCTCCATAAGTTTTGGTGGAATCCAACTTGATTCTCATCAAACATTTGCAATCTCAGCAGCTCTTTTAATTTTGCCAACCGTTTGGCTTCGAAATCTTAGTTTGCTCTCCTACCTCTCAG TTGGAGGAGTGATTGCATCAATCCTGGTTGCGCTTTGTTTGTTATGGGTTGGAGTGGTGAACAAAGTTGGATTTCATCCCGGTGGAACAGCCTTAGATCTTACAAACTTCTCTGTTTCAATTGGTATATATGGCTACAGCTACTCAGGACACTCAGTTTTTCCAAATATCTATAGCTCCATGAAAGAACCATCTCAGTTTCCTCATGTTCTATTCACCAG ctttctcttttgttttctcaTGTACATTGGGGTTGCAGTATGTGGCTTTCTAATGTTCGGAAACTCAACTCAATCTCAGTTCACTTTGAACATGCCCAAACAACTTGTTGCTTCTAAAATTGCAACTTGGACAATG GTGGTTAACCCAATTACAAAATATGCTTTAACAATTACACCAGTGATGTTGAGTTTGGAGGAACTCTTGCCTTTGGCCTTGCGTGAATCATACAGTGTCTCACTTATTATGAGAACAATTTTGGTGTTTTCAACTTTGATCGTCTCCTTGACTGTTCCATATTTTG GTTCAGTGATGGCATTAATTGGTTCTATGCTTGCTATGCTAGTT GCTCTTATTTTCCCGTGTGCTTGTTATCTTAGGCTATTCAAACATAGAGTAACTAAGTTACAG aTTGCAGTTTGCATTTTCATTATGATTGTGGGGTTGGTTTGTTCTTGTATTGGCACATTTTCAGCTATAAGAAGAATAGCTGAGAAGATGGcatga